The Apium graveolens cultivar Ventura chromosome 11, ASM990537v1, whole genome shotgun sequence genome has a window encoding:
- the LOC141698128 gene encoding uncharacterized protein LOC141698128 isoform X2: MKQFGMFQNIPDHPEDMSHLHKITFQGKVSVNWRTRRFHSRMGALHVYVGDLFKSIARRSEAVLPEEERLDKEKVARKVDGRRAKCGGHRRGRGRIQCVRRRGVDDAFVDVVMPTALAKMVLILGVMYSIMHIQMKIQLLKM; encoded by the exons ATGAAGCAATTTGGGATGTTTCAGAATATTCCGGATCACCCTGAAGATATGAGTCACCTCCACAAGATTACATTTCAAGGAAAAGTATCGGTTAATTGG AGGACACGAAGATTTCATTCTCGGATGGGTGCACTTCATGTATATGTT GGTGATTTATTTAAATCTATTGCGAGACGTTCAGAGGCTGTACTACCAGAG GAAGAACGTCTGGATAAAGAAAAAGTGGCGAGGAAGGTTGATGGTCGACGTGCTAAATGTGGAGGCCATAGAAGAGGTCGTGGAAGGATTCAATGTGTTAGGCGTCGAGGAGTTGATGATGCGTTTGTGGATGTAGTTATGCCAACAGCTCTAGCGAAGATGGTATTGATTTTGGGGGTAATGTATTCAATTATGCACATCCAAATGAAAATCCAGTTGTTAAAAATGTAG
- the LOC141698128 gene encoding uncharacterized protein LOC141698128 isoform X1: MKQFGMFQNIPDHPEDMSHLHKITFQGKVSVNWRTRRFHSRMGALHVYVGDLFKSIARRSEAVLPEELPQEERLDKEKVARKVDGRRAKCGGHRRGRGRIQCVRRRGVDDAFVDVVMPTALAKMVLILGVMYSIMHIQMKIQLLKM; the protein is encoded by the exons ATGAAGCAATTTGGGATGTTTCAGAATATTCCGGATCACCCTGAAGATATGAGTCACCTCCACAAGATTACATTTCAAGGAAAAGTATCGGTTAATTGG AGGACACGAAGATTTCATTCTCGGATGGGTGCACTTCATGTATATGTT GGTGATTTATTTAAATCTATTGCGAGACGTTCAGAGGCTGTACTACCAGAG GAACTACCACAGGAAGAACGTCTGGATAAAGAAAAAGTGGCGAGGAAGGTTGATGGTCGACGTGCTAAATGTGGAGGCCATAGAAGAGGTCGTGGAAGGATTCAATGTGTTAGGCGTCGAGGAGTTGATGATGCGTTTGTGGATGTAGTTATGCCAACAGCTCTAGCGAAGATGGTATTGATTTTGGGGGTAATGTATTCAATTATGCACATCCAAATGAAAATCCAGTTGTTAAAAATGTAG